The Naumovozyma dairenensis CBS 421 chromosome 2, complete genome genome segment GGTGGTGGACCATCAAATTGGAATTGTCTGTTAGCAACAATAGAACCAATTCTACCAGAACCATCAGTTAAAATACCAcctttcaaattcatttgtAGTGTCCCTGAAGCTTTACATGAAACAGCTTCGACTGGATCATCTGATGAAGTAGTAGAGTCTTCAGAGGAGGAAGCTGAAGAAGTAGCTTCGGCTTGAACTTGACCATCTGTTACTTGTGAAGCACCTTGTGTAGTCTTTGTGGAAGTAGTGGCTTGAATTTGGCCATCACTGACTTGAGAAACAGCTGCAGCAGTAGTCTTTGTTGAAGTGGTGGCTTGGATTTGACCATCACCAATTTGAGAAACAGCGGCGGCAGTAGTCTTCGTTGAAGTGGTGGCTTGAATTTGACCATCACCGATTTGAGATACTGCAGCAGCTGTAGTCTTAGACTTAGAGATAGTCGATGTAGTAGCTTGGATTTGACCGTCTGTTATTTGAGAAACTACAGCAGCAGCGGTAGTTTTGGTAGAAGTTTTAGAAGCAGTCTTCGTAGTGGCTTGGATTTGACCATCAGTTATTTGAGAAACTACAGCAGCTGTGGTCTTGGTAGAAGCTTTAGCAGTGGTCTTGGTGGTAGCTTGGATTTGACCGTCATTTATTTGAGAAACAACATCTCTCTTAGCAATTGAAGCTGAAGCTGAAGCTGAGGAGGTAGCGATTGGTTCAACAGCAATACCGAAAGTAGAGGCGTAATCAGTCAACCCACCTTTGTAAGTAGCAGATGGAGTCAAAGTGGACCATGGTTCACTTGGAACATAAGCTGCAAAGGCAGTGGCAGTTAAAGCTGCAGTAACGAAAGTTTTTTTGTATTGCATTTGGTAAGTAGATGTCCTGAATATTAACGATTGGAGTTATAGTTAGTGATTTTaccaatattttttccaaatagAAAGGAAGATAATTACCAAATAGAAAAAGGTTTAGGATTTTTAACTCAGTTTAgcttttttttatatactttCAAATGAACCAACCTTACAAAATATGGAAATTTTCCACTTGCTGTTAAAATTAACTCAACTCACTCAGTAATTCTTGAAtaacattgaaaaaaatacacCTATTTGTACGCGATCTTGATAGACGAGCCTCTCTAAGCCCACTCCGATAATGGTTTATTCCTCGAGCAAccaatttctttcttttttgacTTGTTTTTTGTTCATTGTTCCATCGAGTTTACGCGTTTCAGAGGTGTTTCCAGAGAATTTGGCGTACAGCTTTTTGATGATATCTTTTCCTGAAAGGGAATACTAATAGACTCGGAAGTGACGCCATCGAGAAGACGCGTAAACATTTCTGAAATAAGAAACATCAAATGGAACTCTACTGTGAGGTGTACGGATTCTGGCATGGAGAATgccaagaaaagaaaaaaactgTGCCCTTCTCCTATTTAAAGACACAATGTTGAAGCGTCAGAAAAAtgttgataatgatatttacTGTCGTTAGAAAAACTTTCATGTATACATATAAGTACTGCGTAATCTTTTCCCGAACATACTTGGGGAAGGATTACTGGGCCTAAGCACTAGGTGGCATCCcttttaattcaatttgaGCCAACTAATCTATTGCGATAGCGAAATGGCAACGTGTTTGTATTATGATAATTCTGTGAGATATTTAccaattttcttcaatggtGAACTGTATAGATCAATCATAAGGAGTAGCCTCCATTTCTTATTGGGTCGTTGGTTTTTTTACCCTGTAACATTTAATACTgggaaatatatatcttcttGAATTAATATCGTCATTTACGTCAAGTTCTACTCTACAGTCAAAAATTGCTCCCACTTAATTTTTTGGAGTGAAAGTTATATAGTGTCTTTGGCACTGTATAAAAAGTTTTTGCCACTTTCAGCATTACGGACGTAGATCGATGTCAGATTGCgattttcattttttcctttattcAACTCAATCTCTTTCTTAATACTGTGCAGGATCGATACATCCTTGCTgaaataaatcatctaTTACTCAAAGTAGTTACTTTGTTGTATTTCTTGGATAAAATCATGATAGTCGGTTCACTTTCAACTTTGAAGGCACCGAGAAAGGTGTCTCGTTCAACAACCTGTGACCCAGTAATAGAGATTTAAAATTAGctaaaagaaaatggcTGACGGCCGGTGAAGATCTAAGATATTGTAAATTTTACTCGAACACCTAGTCATGGTGGAAGTGCTTGTACTCAAGGTTATATTTTTGCGATAAATAGTAAAGAATTACAGCAAAAGCATGTAAGCTGGACTAACCTGAAACAAAGCAACAAGCCTTCCGTAATCCATAAATTGAGAACAGTTTATTGGAGCACTGGATGAGCAAGCATGTACGTTCTTTAGGTTCCATCTACATTATGTCCAGAGAAGGAATGGCTGAACTTGTGCGCCTCTGTGCTTGTTTCCTTGCTTGTTTGCTTGCTTACATGTTAATTGTTGCCTCTAATTTTAGAACTTTTTGCTGGACTCCGGCGACTGAAAAGTTCAGCGCGCATGACAGAAAATTAGATGTCAGatcaattttaaatttatcgATGGCTTGCTAACACAAAAAGAATACCAGcgttatatttttcaaatcagaTCAAACAATCAATATATAAGCAGTGGAAGGAAGCTTAATTCTTGGTAACATTTTCCAATCCTCATTCTACTTCCAAATTTCTTTtacatttgaagaaatacaACATCAAACAATTATAAAACTATAATAACGACACACACAAACTACTAAAAAAATGCAATACAAAAAGACTCTAACAACTGCTGCTTTAACTGCCACTACTTTTGCAGCTTACCTTCCACATGAACCATGGTCCACTTTAACTCCATCTGCCACATACAAAGGTGGGTTAACTGATTACGCATCTACTTTTGGTATTGCCGTTCAACCAATTGCCACTGCTTCCGTTGCTAAAAGAGATGCTGTTTCTCAAATCGGTGATGGCCAAATCCAAGCCACCACTAAGACCACTTCTAAAGCTACTACCAAGACTAAAGCTGCTGCTGTTTCTCAAATAAATGATGGTCAAATCCAAGCCACCACTAAAACACAAGCTGCTGCTGTTTCTCAAATAAATGATGGTCAAATCCAAGCTACCACGAAGACTCAAGCTGCTGCAGTATCTCAAATTGGTGATGGTCAAATACAAGCAACAACTAAAACACAAGCTGCTGCCGTCTCCCAAATTGGTGATGGTCAAATACAAGCAACAACCAAAACACAAGCTGCTGCCGTTTCTCAAATTGGCGATGGTCAAATTCAAGCCACTACCAAGACTTTAGCTCCAGCAGTCTCTCAAATTGGTGACGGTCAAATTCAAGCTACTACTAAAACTACTGCCCCAGCTGTTTCACAAATTGGTGATGGTCAAATACAGGCAACTACCAAGACTACAGCTCCAGCTGTCTCTCAAATCCATGATGGTCAAATTCAAGCCACTACCAAGACTTTAGCTCCAGCAGTCTCTCAAATTGGTGACGGTCAAATTCAAGCTACTACTAAAACTACTGCCCCAGCTGTTTCACAAATTGGTGATGGTCAAATACAGGCAACTACCAAGACTACAGCTCCAGCTGTCTCTCAAATCCATGATGGTCAAGTTCAGGCTACCACTACTACATCTGCTGCAAAGCCAACAAGCACATCtacttcatcaaattctaAGGACCCAGTTAGCGCTGAATCTTGTAAGAACGATGGTACATTacaaatgaatttgaaaggTGGTATTTTAACTGATGGTTCTGGTAGAATTGGTTCTATTGTTGCTAACAGACAATTCCAATTTGATGGTCCACCACCACAAGCTGGTGCCATCTACGCCGCTGGTTGGTCTATTACCCCAGAAGGTAACTTAGCTATTGGTGACAACGATGTCTTTTACCAATGTCTATCGGGTAACTTCTACAACTTATATGATGAATCCATTGGTTCCCAATGTAATAAAGTATATTTACAAGCTATTGATTTGATAGATTGTTAATAAGAACTAAAAGGTAATGAGGTGTTCATCAtcacattttttttttgcatTAACAGTATCGTTtcatttcaatttttttatgggttctatttcttttcatatTTTCAGGTTTTTTAGTatcttttttattcaaaatttatcgcattgtatattatatataaatttaacATAACTACagctaataataaagatttggtttaatttaaataaagcTTCTCTATGAGAGgctttttatttttctgtAACGAATGGTACCGGACTCATGTATTTAATATGAATTCTAAAATTCTCAAATATTGTTCGCGATGCCTTATcagtttttcttttgtaacATATTACAATACATAGATGTATGTAAATTTAAACATTACAAGACACCAGATATGAAGAACTGCGAGAACTCCCATGGATATGAGCATCGTTAGAACTTaatatgaaaatttttGTTCAGTGAttattgtatatatatatatgaactTACCTGAAAATATGGAAGATATAGATATCAAACTGGATGAAACAACTTACTATTCAATACTAGGATTACATCCGCAAGCAACAGATAATGAAATACGAAAATCTTATATGAAATTTGCTAGGAAATTACATCCCGATAAATCTAAATCTGATACGTGTGCAGAACTATTTAAATTGGTGGTACATGCACATTCAATATTGACtgataaagaattgaaattggaaTATGATAGAGAATTGATTAGGAAAGgtttaaataattattcCCCCAAGAGTAATATAGGTGAATTGCttattaataacaaaacTGGTAACACGAACGATCATAAAGATCATTATGATCACCAGGTACCGAAATTTACAAGGAAAAGTAAACCATATGAACAACAACCATATGGATTCGAGgggaaatataataatactaaatCAACCACTAATGGGGGAAAAAAGACTGCTCGAAAGAAATCTGAAGAGAAATCATTTAAAAAGTTTAATGTAAAATCCTATCAGCAATCAAAATACACGGATACGAATAAGGACCGTCCTTACGAAGATAAACACCATCGCACATTGAATACAGATACAGATCAACGACATTTTCCAtatcattataaatatCATCACGCTCATACTCAAGACAACGATTATAGAAATACACAATTGGATGAGAACGATGAAATAAAACATCGCGCTTCTAGCATTCCCTCATATCTTCAAGCTGATGATAGTCTCAGTCCTGATGAACTATCTTTTCAGAGAAATAACTATACTGGCAATAAGAATAGTAGCGGAAattctgatgatgatagtAACGTTCGACCAACTTCCGAACAATCCAATGATACAGCTGCACGAATTTCAGAAGATCTTGAAGATCACACTATACCGACAAACTTAACCTCTAATGAAGGGTATAATACTAAACGAGATGATTTGGACGATGATCAAGACCGTCCTGGTCGTCAACAGAAAATGCATAAAACAAATTCCACATCTAATGTGCCAAAATCACCATTTTTCCCAACGAAAGAATCAAGACATTATGCTAGGACGAGGTTCATGAATGCTAATGACCGCAGAAGATCTATTTCACCATTTAAAAATCCGTCAACAAAGACTTCTTTGTTCGATCTTAATGATCATTGGGATACATTGAAAAGAGTGATTGATATgtttaatgaagaaaataagaGAGAAGATGAGgcatataatattaagacTTTATCgatagatgatgaagatacaGGTTATAATACATCCAGTATGAATGATTCAACCAGTGTGAACTTTAATACAAGTAATGATACAGGGGTTCACGATAAGTTTAATTACAGTACAAACCCTTCTAAGAGAAGGAAAACTGAAAGTAACACATATAATAATGCTAGTGATGACACTTCATTTGATATGGCATTTTTTGAACATAATTTGAATAGTATCCTAATCCAAGACGATAATGAAAATCATGAGGATATAATGACAAATCTACACTCGATAAAGATACCTCAATTACGGATATCAGATAATTCTAACTCTATACTGTCTCGACGAGAGATTGAAAAATACATTGATAATGGTAACAGAATGAAGCAGTTTTTTCTCAGGGTTCTAGTTGCTAGACAATCTACGGTACCCAATGCATCATGTTTGTTGGATAGACGGGCCTTCCAGGAATACATGGAACAACAGAATATACAACTAAACGTCATTAATAAACTGGCAGAATTGGAATATTCTCTTTGCCTTGGACTCCAGAGGTATCATGATTCTTTGCAATAGAAACTGATGGGAAAAAAAAGCATCTGCTGAGTTTCGAATTGGAGtcgttttttttttgaaaaatttgcCAATTTCTGGAAAACTCATGAAGGACGACCCTTTGAAAACTTACTATATGTAAAAtagaattgaataataacaatacaataTGTACCTGGAAACTTAGTCTTTATTTGTgttttttcattcaaatacTTTTTGGTTAGGTAAATCTATagtatttctttttttagaGCCATTTCTCCCACATATAATTGTGTTATTTGTTTACAAGAGATAGAACGATACAGGAAAACAATAAAGGGACGCCAAAACAGTTCTTTTCAATCCACTTACGCTGTTTCTTATTCATTACTTCTATACATCGTCCAATTCAGATCAGTGTATGGGTAGCTCATAATTGTGTTCTACTCTAAAAACCTATCttgaaaatagaaataCCAAGAACTTGCAAACTACGATAACGACAAAGGCAACGACGAACAAAAGCTCAATCAACAACCAATGTCCCAAACTGACGATTTCATCTCAATGAAGGAAATTGGTCAAGCAATCAACGACTCTCAAAGACAAGAGCAATTACcgcagcagcagcaacacCAACAAGAACATGACCAAGGTCAACAGGAACTacagcagcaacaaccTCCTGCCCCTCCTATACAACCTGaacatcatcaacatcCACATCCAAATACTCAGGGACCTACTAAAGTACGTAAAAATTTAGAAGGTAGAAAAACTTCTGGCAAATATACTTTGAatgatttccaaattttaaGAACTTTAGGGACCGGGTCCTTTGGTAGAGTTCATTTAATCAGATCTATTCATAACGGTAGATTCTACGCTTTAAAAGTATTAAAGAAACATACTATTGTTAAACTGAAACAAGTAGAGCATACGAATGATGAAAGATTAATGCTATCAGTGGTGAATCATCCATTTCTAGTTAGAATGTGGGGGACGTTTCAAGATTGTGAACAGATTTTCATGATTATGGATTATATTGAAGGCGGTGAATTATTCTCACTATTAAGAAAATCTCAAAGATTCCCAAATCCTGTAGCTAAATTCTATGCTGCTGAAGTCTGTCTGGCTTTGGATTACCTTCATAGTCTGGATATCATTTATAGAGATTTAAAGCCAGAGAATATTTTGCTAGATAAGAATGGACATATTAAGATAACTGATTTTGGGTTCGCTAAATATGTCCCTGATATTACTTATACATTATGTGGCACACTAGATTATATTGCACCTGAAGTAGTCAGTACGAAACCGTATAATAAATCTGTCGATTGGTGGAGTTTTGGGATATTGATATATGAAATGTTAGCAGGGTATACACCATTCTATGATTCTAATACAATGAAAACatatgaaaatatcttgaatagtaaattgaaatttccTGAATTTTTCCACGAAGATGTAAGGGATCTATTATCTAAACTAATCACCAAGGATTTAAGTGAGAGATTGGGTAACCTACAAAACGGTACAGATGATGTGAAAAGCCATCCTTGGTTTAGTGAAGTTGTTTGGGACAAATTGCTGTcaagaaatattgaaacaCCTTATGAACCACCGATCCAGCAAGGTCAAGGTGATACCTCTCAATTCGACAGATATcctgaagaagaaatcaacTATGGTATTCGTGGAGTAGAAGATCCATATcatgatttatttaaagCATTCTAAAATTCTATTCTATGTCTAGCCTATTCTAGTCTAGTCTACTCTATTTAActtattctttttccttaCTTAATTTTAGTGCAGGTAACTATtaccaaagaaaaagaaatagtaCGTAAAGTTATACATAAGTAGCTTATTCAtatagtttatttttttatagttTGTAAAAGAGATGGATCCACTGCTTTTCTTAGTTGATAAATAGGCCAATATCTAGCAGATAGTTGGtcttatcttcttcattctACCACtattcttgttcttgttcatgTTTGATGTTCTTCGAGGCTTTGTAGTTGCAAGTAATTTCTTTCGCATGACGTATGGTGGAAACTTCTGGATAGTGAAAAAACACACGCTACGTATAGAAATAGAATGAAAGGAATAAGAACAACTTTCCAGTAGAAGCAAGAGGATATTTGGTTGAAAAAGGTAGCTGATAACCTTACACGAAATCATTGGTAGCTTTGAATTAGCCTGgtctattattattattgttttcttcaCCAGTTTATCACAGGTTTTTTCTTCGATTCctcaattcatcaattcGCACGATACTTTGAGTGATATATTCTCTTATCCTGGCTTCAACATTCCCTGAAACCCTATACCTACTGCtaattcaatattgaatatatgaCAACATCTCATAATTCCTCAGATAAGGTCTCACGACATTCTTCTGTTCATCGAGCTAGATCACTATCTGAATCCATAAAGGGACTTTTCaagtcatcatcatcatcatcatcatcctcagTTAATAACCATCATACccataaaaataatactgCAGCAACAAGGGCGAACCCTGTTTCACCGAAAGTAGTAATACAGCAACAACCAACAGTAGCAGAACTTCCTGCCTTCGCAGAAATTCCTGAAGGTTCAAAAAGTCACACAAACGGTTCTCAAAAGGTACCTTTACATATCAATACTTCTTCCATATATGAAGCCATATCACCAGTCCACAGCCCTGTTATGTCGAATGCCAGACAGAAGCCAAAAGGGTCTCAACAATATTTGCCAAATATCGCAAAACTTTCGCTATCGCCCCCCTCAATGAAAAGGGATGATAAATTCTCTCATGAATCTTCAGACATCAGTGATGAGGATCCTCTACATGTTGATAAAAAGtatttaaataagaaagaatttTCTTCCAGTGGTAAAGATGCGATGTACG includes the following:
- the NDAI0B00180 gene encoding uncharacterized protein (similar to Saccharomyces cerevisiae HSP150 (YJL159W) and PIR3 (YKL163W); ancestral locus Anc_1.188) is translated as MQYKKTFVTAALTATAFAAYVPSEPWSTLTPSATYKGGLTDYASTFGIAVEPIATSSASASASIAKRDVVSQINDGQIQATTKTTAKASTKTTAAVVSQITDGQIQATTKTASKTSTKTTAAAVVSQITDGQIQATTSTISKSKTTAAAVSQIGDGQIQATTSTKTTAAAVSQIGDGQIQATTSTKTTAAAVSQVSDGQIQATTSTKTTQGASQVTDGQVQAEATSSASSSEDSTTSSDDPVEAVSCKASGTLQMNLKGGILTDGSGRIGSIVANRQFQFDGPPPQAGAIYAAGWSITPEGNLAIGDNDVFYQCLSGNFYNLYDESIGAQCSEVHLQAIDLVDC
- the NDAI0B00190 gene encoding uncharacterized protein (similar to Saccharomyces cerevisiae YJL160C and PIR1 (YKL164C); ancestral locus Anc_1.187) → MQYKKTLTTAALTATTFAAYLPHEPWSTLTPSATYKGGLTDYASTFGIAVQPIATASVAKRDAVSQIGDGQIQATTKTTSKATTKTKAAAVSQINDGQIQATTKTQAAAVSQINDGQIQATTKTQAAAVSQIGDGQIQATTKTQAAAVSQIGDGQIQATTKTQAAAVSQIGDGQIQATTKTLAPAVSQIGDGQIQATTKTTAPAVSQIGDGQIQATTKTTAPAVSQIHDGQIQATTKTLAPAVSQIGDGQIQATTKTTAPAVSQIGDGQIQATTKTTAPAVSQIHDGQVQATTTTSAAKPTSTSTSSNSKDPVSAESCKNDGTLQMNLKGGILTDGSGRIGSIVANRQFQFDGPPPQAGAIYAAGWSITPEGNLAIGDNDVFYQCLSGNFYNLYDESIGSQCNKVYLQAIDLIDC
- the JJJ2 gene encoding Jjj2p (similar to Saccharomyces cerevisiae JJJ2 (YJL162C); ancestral locus Anc_1.185), giving the protein MNLPENMEDIDIKLDETTYYSILGLHPQATDNEIRKSYMKFARKLHPDKSKSDTCAELFKLVVHAHSILTDKELKLEYDRELIRKGLNNYSPKSNIGELLINNKTGNTNDHKDHYDHQVPKFTRKSKPYEQQPYGFEGKYNNTKSTTNGGKKTARKKSEEKSFKKFNVKSYQQSKYTDTNKDRPYEDKHHRTLNTDTDQRHFPYHYKYHHAHTQDNDYRNTQLDENDEIKHRASSIPSYLQADDSLSPDELSFQRNNYTGNKNSSGNSDDDSNVRPTSEQSNDTAARISEDLEDHTIPTNLTSNEGYNTKRDDLDDDQDRPGRQQKMHKTNSTSNVPKSPFFPTKESRHYARTRFMNANDRRRSISPFKNPSTKTSLFDLNDHWDTLKRVIDMFNEENKREDEAYNIKTLSIDDEDTGYNTSSMNDSTSVNFNTSNDTGVHDKFNYSTNPSKRRKTESNTYNNASDDTSFDMAFFEHNLNSILIQDDNENHEDIMTNLHSIKIPQLRISDNSNSILSRREIEKYIDNGNRMKQFFLRVLVARQSTVPNASCLLDRRAFQEYMEQQNIQLNVINKLAELEYSLCLGLQRYHDSLQ
- the TPK1 gene encoding cAMP-dependent protein kinase catalytic subunit TPK1 (similar to Saccharomyces cerevisiae TPK1 (YJL164C) and TPK3 (YKL166C); ancestral locus Anc_1.182); this encodes MSQTDDFISMKEIGQAINDSQRQEQLPQQQQHQQEHDQGQQELQQQQPPAPPIQPEHHQHPHPNTQGPTKVRKNLEGRKTSGKYTLNDFQILRTLGTGSFGRVHLIRSIHNGRFYALKVLKKHTIVKLKQVEHTNDERLMLSVVNHPFLVRMWGTFQDCEQIFMIMDYIEGGELFSLLRKSQRFPNPVAKFYAAEVCLALDYLHSLDIIYRDLKPENILLDKNGHIKITDFGFAKYVPDITYTLCGTLDYIAPEVVSTKPYNKSVDWWSFGILIYEMLAGYTPFYDSNTMKTYENILNSKLKFPEFFHEDVRDLLSKLITKDLSERLGNLQNGTDDVKSHPWFSEVVWDKLLSRNIETPYEPPIQQGQGDTSQFDRYPEEEINYGIRGVEDPYHDLFKAF